The region TAACCGCTATAAACGGTCAATTGCAGGCATGACACTGCTCGAATTACTGATAGTGATCAGTATCATCAGTATTCTCGCCTCCATCGCGTATCCAAGTTACAGCCAATACGTGAAAGAAAGCTATCGCAAGCAAGCCCTAACGGATATGGCTCGCGTACAACTCTTTTTGGAAGAACACCAACTGCAAAATTCAGCGCTACATGAGATTAGTGACAACGGCGTCTGTAATGATTTTTGCCAAAGCGACCCACACCGCTATCGAATCTCGCTCAATATCAGCGCTAATCACTATGTGATCACAGCGATCCCACAGCGTGACAGCGGCCAAGATGAAGATACCTGTCAGGGCCAGGGTTACAGTAAATTGACCCTCACGGATACGGGATTGACCACACCGCAAGCCTGTTGGAAATAGTGACGTTCTAAAGTAATGGCAAGGTATCACTAAAATTCAGGCATAAAAAATCGGTCTCAAACACATTTGAGACCGATTTAAAAATTCACTTAGCGTCAATTCAAAAAACTGAATTAGCTGGTGAGATCGTCAAAGAATTTTTTCACACCTTTGAAGAAGCCTTCCGACTTGGGTTTGTGCTTATTGCCGTCCTCCCCCAGGCAGGAGTCCTCCAATTCACGAAGCAATTCTTTTTGACGGGCGCTCAGTTTAACTGGGGTTTCTACCACCAATTTCACAATCAAATCACCGACAGCACCGCCACGCACGCTCTTCACACCTTTACCACGCATACGGAACATACGGCCGGTTTGAGTTTCTTCAGGCACTTTCAAGTTAACGCGACCATCAAGTGTAGGTACTTCGACTTCACCACCAAGTGCAGCCATACCAAAGCTAATAGGCACTTCACAGTAGAGGTTGCTACCGTCACGTTCAAAAATTGCATGCTCTTTTACATGAACTTGAACGTATAAGTCACCTGCTGGTGCACCATGTTCTCCAGCTTCGCCTTCGCCAGCAAGACGGATGCGATCACCGGTATCCACTCCCGAAGGAATTTTAACATTAAGTGTTTTTGTCTTCTGTTTGCGACCTTCGCCATGACACGCATCGCAAGGGTCTTTAATGATCTTGCCTTTACCATGACAGGTTGGACACGTCTGCTGAACAGCAAAGAAACCTTGGCGCATTTGTACCTGGCCATGTCCGTGACAAGTTGGACACGTTTGCGCTTGAGAGCCTTTTTTCGCACCAGACCCATGACAAACTTCACACTCAACGAGAGTTGGAACTTCAATTTCTTTGCTACAGCCACGAACCGCTTCTTCCAAAGTCAGTTCCATGTTGTAACGTAAATCCGCACCGCGTTGTGGACGATAACCACCGCCACCACCACCACGACGACCGCCGCCGAAAATGTCACCGAATACATCACCGAAGATGTCGCCGAAATCAGCACCGCCGCCACTAAAACCGCCGCCGCCAAAACCACCAGCACCTTGCTCAAATGCAGCATGGCCATATTGATCGTAAGCCGCTTTTTTCTGGGCATCGGTCAGAATTTCGTACGCTTCTTTTACTTCTTTAAACTTATCCGCAGCACTTTCATCACCCGGGTTACGGTCTGGGTGGTATTTCATAGCAAGACGTTTGTACGCCTTTTTGATATCGCGCTCTGAGGCATCACGGCTAACGCCTAATACTTCGTAAAAATCACGTTTTGACATGTTCTTAGTCACCAATTATTACTGCAAACGGGCTACGCCGCTCGGTGTTTGTATTGATATAGATAAAGCACATAACCCACTGATTTAATTAAAAACTGAGTTATTACTATTTGGGAAATGCACACCACTAGGACAATGCTTCGCCTTATCTATAGCCACACTATGTGGACAAACATACGGGCGTCAGAGTTTCCTCAAACGCCCGCATCAAACTTCTTTACTCTTTATCTCTGACAAACAAAGAGTAACTCGAAGCAGAAACCTGTTTTACCAGATAAGCCCAACTGGGCTTATCTGAACAAGCGTCTTGTTAATGACAATTATTTTTTGTCGTTAACTTCTTCGAATTCTGCATCAACAACATCATCATCTGCAGAACCAGATTGTTGACCGGCGTCAGCACCACCTTGTTGTGCTTGCGCTTTTTGCTGTGCAATTTCCATCAATTTTTGAGATGCAGTCATTAGAGCTTGAACTTTCGCATCGATTTCAGCTTTATCTTCGCCGTTACGAGCTGTTTCTAGTTCTTTGATTGCAGCTTCAATTTTTTCTTTTTCGTCAGCTGGTAGAGCATCGCCCGCTTCAGTCACTTGCTTGTTAGTTGCGTGAATGATTTGGTCAGCTTGGTTACGTGCAGTTGCTAGCTCTTCGAACTTTTTGTCCGCTTCTTTGTTAGCTTCTGCTTCTTGAACCATCTTCTCGATATCTGCATCACTTAGACCACCAGAAGCTTGGATAGTGATGTTTTGTTCTTTACCAGTTTGTTTGTCTTTAGCAGACACATGCAAGATACCATCCGCATCCAAGTCGAAAGTTACTTCGATTTGTGGTGTACCACGTGGAGCTGGGTTAATACCTTCTAGGTTGAACTGACCAAGAGACTTGTTGTAAGACGCTTGTTTACGTTCACCTTGTAGTACGTGAATGGTTACCGCACTTTGGTTGTCATCTGCTGTAGAGAACACTTGGTGTGCTTTTGTTGGGATAGTGGTGTTTTTCTCAATCAGTTTAGTCATCACACCGCCCATGGTTTCGATACCAAGAGACAGAGGAGTAACGTCAAGAAGAAGAACGTCTTTCACTTCACCAGCAAGAACACCGCCTTGAACTGCTGCACCAACGGCAACCGCTTCATCTGGGTTCACATCACGGCGAGCTTCTTTACCGAAGAAATCAGCAACCGCTTTTTGCACCATAGGCATACGAGTTTGACCACCCACTAGGATAACGTCAGTTACTTCGCCTACAGATAGACCTGCGTCAGCTAGAGCCACTTTCATTGGTTCTAGAGAACGTTGAACTAGGTCTTCTACAAGAGACTCAAGTTTTGCACGAGTCACTTTGATGTTCATGTGTTTTGGACCTGTTGCATCAGCAGTGATGTAAGGTAGGTTTACATCAGTTTGTTGTGCTGAAGACAGTTCGATCTTCGCTTTTTCTGCAGCTTCTTTTAGACGTTGCATCGCAAGCGCATCGTGTTTCAGGTCGATACCTTGTTCTTTCTTGAACTGGTCAACTAAGTAGTTGATCATACGAGTATCGAAGTCTTCACCACCAAGGTGTGTGTCACCGTTGGTTGATAGAACTTCGAACGTTTTTTCGCCATCTACTTCATCGATTTCGATGATAGAGATATCGAATGTACCACCACCAAGGTCGTATACAGCGATAGTGCGGTCACCGCCCTGTTTGTCTAGACCGTAAGCTAGAGCTGCTGCAGTAGGTTCGTTGATGATACGTTTAACTTCTAGACCAGCGATACGGCCAGCATCTTTAGTTGCTTGACGTTGTGCATCGTTGAAGTAAGCAGGAACAGTGATAACTGCACCAGTTACTTTTTCACCTAGGAAGTCTTCAGCTGTTTTCTTCATTTTTTTCAAAACTTCAGCTGAAACTTGAGGTGCTGCCATTTTTTGACCACGAGCTTCGACCCATGCGTCACCATTGTCAGCTTTGACAATTTTGTATGGCATAATTTCGATATCGCGCTGTACTTCTTCGTCTTCAAAACGACGACCGATCAAACGCTTAATTGCAAATAGCGT is a window of Vibrio porteresiae DSM 19223 DNA encoding:
- a CDS encoding type IV pilin protein — its product is MILKKPCNRYKRSIAGMTLLELLIVISIISILASIAYPSYSQYVKESYRKQALTDMARVQLFLEEHQLQNSALHEISDNGVCNDFCQSDPHRYRISLNISANHYVITAIPQRDSGQDEDTCQGQGYSKLTLTDTGLTTPQACWK
- the dnaJ gene encoding molecular chaperone DnaJ, giving the protein MSKRDFYEVLGVSRDASERDIKKAYKRLAMKYHPDRNPGDESAADKFKEVKEAYEILTDAQKKAAYDQYGHAAFEQGAGGFGGGGFSGGGADFGDIFGDVFGDIFGGGRRGGGGGGYRPQRGADLRYNMELTLEEAVRGCSKEIEVPTLVECEVCHGSGAKKGSQAQTCPTCHGHGQVQMRQGFFAVQQTCPTCHGKGKIIKDPCDACHGEGRKQKTKTLNVKIPSGVDTGDRIRLAGEGEAGEHGAPAGDLYVQVHVKEHAIFERDGSNLYCEVPISFGMAALGGEVEVPTLDGRVNLKVPEETQTGRMFRMRGKGVKSVRGGAVGDLIVKLVVETPVKLSARQKELLRELEDSCLGEDGNKHKPKSEGFFKGVKKFFDDLTS
- the dnaK gene encoding molecular chaperone DnaK; translation: MGKIIGIDLGTTNSCVAVLDGDKPRVIENAEGERTTPSIIAYTDGETLVGQPAKRQAVTNPENTLFAIKRLIGRRFEDEEVQRDIEIMPYKIVKADNGDAWVEARGQKMAAPQVSAEVLKKMKKTAEDFLGEKVTGAVITVPAYFNDAQRQATKDAGRIAGLEVKRIINEPTAAALAYGLDKQGGDRTIAVYDLGGGTFDISIIEIDEVDGEKTFEVLSTNGDTHLGGEDFDTRMINYLVDQFKKEQGIDLKHDALAMQRLKEAAEKAKIELSSAQQTDVNLPYITADATGPKHMNIKVTRAKLESLVEDLVQRSLEPMKVALADAGLSVGEVTDVILVGGQTRMPMVQKAVADFFGKEARRDVNPDEAVAVGAAVQGGVLAGEVKDVLLLDVTPLSLGIETMGGVMTKLIEKNTTIPTKAHQVFSTADDNQSAVTIHVLQGERKQASYNKSLGQFNLEGINPAPRGTPQIEVTFDLDADGILHVSAKDKQTGKEQNITIQASGGLSDADIEKMVQEAEANKEADKKFEELATARNQADQIIHATNKQVTEAGDALPADEKEKIEAAIKELETARNGEDKAEIDAKVQALMTASQKLMEIAQQKAQAQQGGADAGQQSGSADDDVVDAEFEEVNDKK